The following are encoded together in the Apus apus isolate bApuApu2 chromosome 7, bApuApu2.pri.cur, whole genome shotgun sequence genome:
- the ARTN gene encoding artemin: MRGGGGPRDGPRRRHASMEQRAGPPELRPAGPTTYPQPKEGTLWGLLAIFSLLAGLAAGNLRIPHGNETLEAAPTPRGMATTSLAVEDSVEVPLAAAWSQIYGDNATTGGPGTADLAEDLLLRAERSPPGTGKAKKGTRKPSRGARGRNCHIRNLMVKVRDLGLGFNSDEIVLFKYCSGSCHRSRSNYDLTLGSLLRQQLITPGPQERVLSHPCCRPTRYEAVSFMDVQNTWQTVEKLSAAECSCIG, translated from the exons ATGCGGGGCGGTGGCGGCCCGAGGGATGGTCCCCGCCGCAGGCACG CCAGCATGGAGCAGCGAGCAGGGCCACCAGAGCTGAGACCTGCAGGACCCACCACGTACCCACAGCCTAAG GAGGGAACACTGTGGGGGCTTCTTGCCATCTTCTCACTGCTGGCTGGACTGGCTGCAGGCAACCTGCGAATCCCGCATGGCAACGAGACGCTGGAGGCAGCCCCCACACCACGGGGCATGGccaccaccagcctggctgTAGAGGATAGTGTGGAGGTACCACTCGCTGCTGCCTGGAGTCAGATATATG GGGACAACGCAACAACAGGTGGCCCGGGCACTGCGGATCTGGCAGAGGACCTACTGCTGCGTGCCGAGCGCTCACCGCCAGGTACTGGTAAAGCCAAGAAGGGGACACGGAAACCATCACGGGGGGCCCGCGGGCGCAACTGCCACATCCGCAACCTGATGGTGAAGGTGCGTGACCTGGGCCTGGGCTTCAACTCAGATGAGATTGTGCTCTTCAAGTACTGCAGTGGGTCCTGCCACCGGTCACGCAGCAATTATGACCTGACGTTGGGCAGCCTGCTGCGGCAGCAGCTCATCACCCCAGGACCCCAGGAGCGAGTCCTCAGCCACCCTTGCTGCCGGCCCACGCGCTATGAGGCTGTCTCCTTCATGGATGTGCAGAACACGTGGCAGACGGTGGAGAAGCTCTCAGCAGCCGAGTGCAGCTGCATTGGCTGA
- the IPO13 gene encoding importin-13 isoform X4: MERRAEAPPPPQGLDFTVENVEKALHQLYYDPSIENKNLAQKWLMQAQVSPQAWHFSWLLLNMDKVPEIQYFGASALHIKISRYWNDIPADQYESLKSQLFTHITRFASGSKIVLTRLCVALASLALSMMPEAWPCAVADMVRMFQAEDSNVDGRARCLALLELLTVLPEEFQTSRLPQYRKGQVRSVLAQECGSVFPLLEQLLQQQDSPGFIKQKVLKCFSSWVQLEIPLMDCENLIQAAFTSLQDPELFDTAVEAVVNAISQPDAQRYVNTLLKLIPPVLGLQEQLRQAVQSGDMETSHGICRIAVALGENHSRALLDQVEHWQSFLALVNMIMFCTGIPGHYPVNETTSSLTLTFWYTLQDDILSFEPDKQAVYQQVYRPVYFQLVDVLLHKAQFPSDEEYGFWSSDEKEQFRIYRVDISDTLMYVYEMLGAELLSSLYDKLGRLLTNTEQPSTWQHTEALLYGFQSIAETIDVNYSDVVPGLIGLIPRISISNVQLADTVMFTIGALSEWLADHPVMINNVLPLVLQALGNPELSISSVSTLKKICRECKYDLPPYAANIVAVSQEVLMKQIHKTSQCMWLMQALGFLLSALQVEEILKNLHSLITPYIQQLEKLADETPNPSNKLAIIHILGLLSNLFTTLDISHHDDDHESTEVKKLPVQQGPNPVVVVLQQVFQLIQKVLSKWLNDAQVVESVCAIFEKSVKTLLDDFAPMVPQLCEMLGQMYSTIPQASAIDLTRQLVHIFAHEPAHFPPIKALFLLVTSVTLTLFQQGSEKEARPLPM; encoded by the exons ATGGAGCGGAGGGCGgaggcgccgccgccgccacaGGGCCTGGACTTCACCGTGGAGAACGTGGAGAAG GCTCTCCATCAGCTGTATTACGACCCAAGCATCGAGAACAAGAACTTGGCTCAGAAATGGCTGATGCAGGCTCAGGTCTCTCCCCAGGCCTGGCACTTCAGCTGGCTGCTTCTCAACATGGACAAGGTGCCCGAGATCCAGTACTTTGGTGCCAGCGCTCTCCACATTAAAATCTCCCGTTACTGGAATGACATCCCAGCTGACCAGTACGAGAGCCTCAAGTCGCAGCTCTTCACCCACATCACCCGCTTTGCCAGCGGCTCCAAGATCGTGCTGACCCGGCTGTGCGTGGCACTGGCCTCCCTGGCCCTCAGCATGATGCCAGAGGCTTGGCCCTGCGCCGTGGCAGACATGGTGCGCATGTTCCAGGCAGAGGACTCCAACGTGGACGGGCGAGCGCGGTGCCTGgcgctgctggagctgctgacgGTGCTGCCCGAGGAGTTTCAGACCAGCCGCCTCCCGCAGTACCGCAAGGGCCAGGTACGCAGCGTCCTGGCGCAGGAGTGTGGCTCTGTCTTCCccttgctggagcagctgctgcagcagcaggactccCCGGGTTTCATCAAGCAGAAGGTGTTGAAGTGTTTCTCCAGCTGGGTGCAGCTGGAGATCCCACTGATGGACTGTGAGAACCTGATCCAGGCAGCGTTCACCTCCCTACAGGACCCGGAGCTCTTTGACACAGCGGTGGAGGCTGTTGTCAATGCCATTTCCCAGCCCGATGCCCAGAG GTACGTGAACACCCTCCTGAAGCTCATcccccctgtgctggggctccAAGAGCAGCTGCGCCAGGCGGTCCAGAGCGGGGACATGGAGACATCACATGGGATCTGTCGCATCGCTGTGGCCTTGGGGGAGAACCACTCCCG GGCCCTCCTGGACCAGGTGGAGCACTGGCAGAGCTTTCTGGCCCTGGTCAACATGATCATGTTCTGCACTGGCATCCCTGGGCACTACCCTGTCAATGAAACCACCAGCTCCTTGACGCTCACCTTCTGGTACACGCTGCAG GATGATATCCTCTCCTTTGAGCCAGACAAGCAGGCAGTGTACCAGCAGGTCTATAGGCCTGTCTACTTTCAGCTGGTGGATGTGCTGCTGCACAAAGCCCAGTTCCCCTCCGATGAAGAGTATGGCTTCTGGTCTTCAGATGAGAAAGAGCAGTTTCGGATATACAG GGTGGACATCTCTGACACGCTGATGTACGTGTATGAGATGCTGGGTGCTGAGCTCCTGAGCAGCCTCTATGACAAACTGGGACGCCTCCTGACCAACACAGAGCAGCCATCCACATGGCAG CACACAGAGGCCTTGCTCTACGGCTTCCAGTCCATCGCTGAGACCATCGATGTGAACTACTCCGATGTGGTGCCGGGGCTGATCGGCCTCATTCCCCGGATCAGCATCAGCAACGTGCAGCTCGCCGACACCGTCATGTTCACTATCG gggCCCTGTCGGAGTGGCTGGCTGATCACCCCGTCATGATTAACAACGTGCTGCCActggtgctccaggccttgggCAACCCTGAGCTCTCCATCTCTAGCGTCTCCACCCTGAAGAAGATTTGCCGGGAGTGCAAGTACGACCTGCCGCCCTATGCTGCCAACATTGTTGCTGTGTCACAG GAGGTGTTGATGAAGCAGATTCACAAG aCAAGCCAGTGCATGTGGCTGATGCAGGCTCTTGGTTTCCTGCTCTCTGCGCTGCAAGTGGAGGAGATCTTGAAGAACCTGCACTCTCTGATCACCCCCTAcatccagcagctggaaaagctggCTGATGAAACG CCCAATCCCTCCAACAAGCTGGCCATCATCCACATCCTGGGCCTGCTCTCCAACTTGTTCACCACCCTAGACATCAGCCACCATGATGATGACCATGAAAGCACTGAGGTCAAGAAGCTGCCAGTGCAGCAAGGACCCAACCCC GTGGTGGTGGTTCTGCAGCAAGTCTTCCAGCTCATACAGAAGGTTCTCAGCAAGTGGCTGAATGATGCCCAAGTGGTGGAG TCTGTCTGTGCCATCTTTGAGAAGTCCGTGAAGACCCTCCTGGATGATTTTGCCCCCATGGTGCCCCAGCTGTGCGAGATGCTGGGGCAGATGTACAGCACCATCCCTCAGGCCTCTGCCATCGACCTCACCCGGCAG CTGGTTCACATCTTTGCCCATGAGCCTGCCCACTTCCCTCCCATCAAGGCCCTCTTCTTGCTCGTTACCTCAGTCACGCTGACCCTCTTCCAGCAAG
- the IPO13 gene encoding importin-13 isoform X3: MERRAEAPPPPQGLDFTVENVEKALHQLYYDPSIENKNLAQKWLMQAQVSPQAWHFSWLLLNMDKVPEIQYFGASALHIKISRYWNDIPADQYESLKSQLFTHITRFASGSKIVLTRLCVALASLALSMMPEAWPCAVADMVRMFQAEDSNVDGRARCLALLELLTVLPEEFQTSRLPQYRKGQVRSVLAQECGSVFPLLEQLLQQQDSPGFIKQKVLKCFSSWVQLEIPLMDCENLIQAAFTSLQDPELFDTAVEAVVNAISQPDAQRYVNTLLKLIPPVLGLQEQLRQAVQSGDMETSHGICRIAVALGENHSRALLDQVEHWQSFLALVNMIMFCTGIPGHYPVNETTSSLTLTFWYTLQDDILSFEPDKQAVYQQVYRPVYFQLVDVLLHKAQFPSDEEYGFWSSDEKEQFRIYRVDISDTLMYVYEMLGAELLSSLYDKLGRLLTNTEQPSTWQHTEALLYGFQSIAETIDVNYSDVVPGLIGLIPRISISNVQLADTVMFTIGALSEWLADHPVMINNVLPLVLQALGNPELSISSVSTLKKICRECKYDLPPYAANIVAVSQEVLMKQIHKTSQCMWLMQALGFLLSALQVEEILKNLHSLITPYIQQLEKLADETPNPSNKLAIIHILGLLSNLFTTLDISHHDDDHESTEVKKLPVQQGPNPVVVVLQQVFQLIQKVLSKWLNDAQVVESVCAIFEKSVKTLLDDFAPMVPQLCEMLGQMYSTIPQASAIDLTRQLVHIFAHEPAHFPPIKALFLLVTSVTLTLFQQGPRDHPDIVDSFMQLLAQLAPSVKPLVK; encoded by the exons ATGGAGCGGAGGGCGgaggcgccgccgccgccacaGGGCCTGGACTTCACCGTGGAGAACGTGGAGAAG GCTCTCCATCAGCTGTATTACGACCCAAGCATCGAGAACAAGAACTTGGCTCAGAAATGGCTGATGCAGGCTCAGGTCTCTCCCCAGGCCTGGCACTTCAGCTGGCTGCTTCTCAACATGGACAAGGTGCCCGAGATCCAGTACTTTGGTGCCAGCGCTCTCCACATTAAAATCTCCCGTTACTGGAATGACATCCCAGCTGACCAGTACGAGAGCCTCAAGTCGCAGCTCTTCACCCACATCACCCGCTTTGCCAGCGGCTCCAAGATCGTGCTGACCCGGCTGTGCGTGGCACTGGCCTCCCTGGCCCTCAGCATGATGCCAGAGGCTTGGCCCTGCGCCGTGGCAGACATGGTGCGCATGTTCCAGGCAGAGGACTCCAACGTGGACGGGCGAGCGCGGTGCCTGgcgctgctggagctgctgacgGTGCTGCCCGAGGAGTTTCAGACCAGCCGCCTCCCGCAGTACCGCAAGGGCCAGGTACGCAGCGTCCTGGCGCAGGAGTGTGGCTCTGTCTTCCccttgctggagcagctgctgcagcagcaggactccCCGGGTTTCATCAAGCAGAAGGTGTTGAAGTGTTTCTCCAGCTGGGTGCAGCTGGAGATCCCACTGATGGACTGTGAGAACCTGATCCAGGCAGCGTTCACCTCCCTACAGGACCCGGAGCTCTTTGACACAGCGGTGGAGGCTGTTGTCAATGCCATTTCCCAGCCCGATGCCCAGAG GTACGTGAACACCCTCCTGAAGCTCATcccccctgtgctggggctccAAGAGCAGCTGCGCCAGGCGGTCCAGAGCGGGGACATGGAGACATCACATGGGATCTGTCGCATCGCTGTGGCCTTGGGGGAGAACCACTCCCG GGCCCTCCTGGACCAGGTGGAGCACTGGCAGAGCTTTCTGGCCCTGGTCAACATGATCATGTTCTGCACTGGCATCCCTGGGCACTACCCTGTCAATGAAACCACCAGCTCCTTGACGCTCACCTTCTGGTACACGCTGCAG GATGATATCCTCTCCTTTGAGCCAGACAAGCAGGCAGTGTACCAGCAGGTCTATAGGCCTGTCTACTTTCAGCTGGTGGATGTGCTGCTGCACAAAGCCCAGTTCCCCTCCGATGAAGAGTATGGCTTCTGGTCTTCAGATGAGAAAGAGCAGTTTCGGATATACAG GGTGGACATCTCTGACACGCTGATGTACGTGTATGAGATGCTGGGTGCTGAGCTCCTGAGCAGCCTCTATGACAAACTGGGACGCCTCCTGACCAACACAGAGCAGCCATCCACATGGCAG CACACAGAGGCCTTGCTCTACGGCTTCCAGTCCATCGCTGAGACCATCGATGTGAACTACTCCGATGTGGTGCCGGGGCTGATCGGCCTCATTCCCCGGATCAGCATCAGCAACGTGCAGCTCGCCGACACCGTCATGTTCACTATCG gggCCCTGTCGGAGTGGCTGGCTGATCACCCCGTCATGATTAACAACGTGCTGCCActggtgctccaggccttgggCAACCCTGAGCTCTCCATCTCTAGCGTCTCCACCCTGAAGAAGATTTGCCGGGAGTGCAAGTACGACCTGCCGCCCTATGCTGCCAACATTGTTGCTGTGTCACAG GAGGTGTTGATGAAGCAGATTCACAAG aCAAGCCAGTGCATGTGGCTGATGCAGGCTCTTGGTTTCCTGCTCTCTGCGCTGCAAGTGGAGGAGATCTTGAAGAACCTGCACTCTCTGATCACCCCCTAcatccagcagctggaaaagctggCTGATGAAACG CCCAATCCCTCCAACAAGCTGGCCATCATCCACATCCTGGGCCTGCTCTCCAACTTGTTCACCACCCTAGACATCAGCCACCATGATGATGACCATGAAAGCACTGAGGTCAAGAAGCTGCCAGTGCAGCAAGGACCCAACCCC GTGGTGGTGGTTCTGCAGCAAGTCTTCCAGCTCATACAGAAGGTTCTCAGCAAGTGGCTGAATGATGCCCAAGTGGTGGAG TCTGTCTGTGCCATCTTTGAGAAGTCCGTGAAGACCCTCCTGGATGATTTTGCCCCCATGGTGCCCCAGCTGTGCGAGATGCTGGGGCAGATGTACAGCACCATCCCTCAGGCCTCTGCCATCGACCTCACCCGGCAG CTGGTTCACATCTTTGCCCATGAGCCTGCCCACTTCCCTCCCATCAAGGCCCTCTTCTTGCTCGTTACCTCAGTCACGCTGACCCTCTTCCAGCAAG GGCCCAGGGATCATCCTGATATTGTTGATTCATTTATGCAACTCCTGGCACAG CTTGCTCCTTCTGTGAAGCCCCTGGTGAAGTAA